One region of Brassica napus cultivar Da-Ae chromosome A10, Da-Ae, whole genome shotgun sequence genomic DNA includes:
- the LOC106406773 gene encoding protein FRIGIDA: MAFRNGSLIPAHDPSTRENQSSSPTIQRGTVPTNTEITIEQSNHPQFLKSIDDLTAFSAAVDAFKRHYDDLQSHMDYIKNAIDSSLKSKGITAESPSSRSQSPRNDASGETVAEISDKVERLCELMCSKGLRRYMYSNISDRAKLIEELPAALKLAKEPANFVLECIGKFYLQGRKAYASDSHMIPARQVSLLILESYLLMLDPKKPFDRVSIKDQAEAAAVAWKKRMMSEGRLAAAEAMDARGLLLLIACFGIPSSFSSMDLFDLVRKSGAAEIAAALKRSPFLVPMMSGIVDSSIKRGKHIEALGMIYTFGIEDRFSASSLLTSFLRMSKESFERAKQKAQAPIAFKEANQKFLAALLSVMKCLEAHNLDPEREVQGWQIKEQMIKLEKDIIQLDKQMEGEARSISLMEEVALMKRLYNQQLKRPRLSDMEMPPAASSSYSSTYPDRSFPSHRDNEISALVSSYLGPSSGFPHRSSLRRSPEYLAPSSGLGRSVPAYEHLPPNSYLPLPGRHSPVQGQRLPGEYTPPIHGQQQIPYGLQRVYRHSPSAERYLALPKLRSPRNS; the protein is encoded by the exons ATGGCCTTTCGTAATGGTTCTCTGATCCCTGCCCATGATCCATCCACGAGGGAAAATCAATCATCATCGCCGACCATACAACGGGGAACCGTGCCTACAAACACTGAAATCACGATCGAACAATCTAACCATCCTCAATTTTTGAAATCGATCGACGATTTAACTGCGTTTTCAGCTGCAGTGGACGCCTTCAAACGCCACTACGACGACTTGCAAAGCCACATGGATTACATCAAGAACGCCATTGACTCCAGTCTCAAGAGCAAAGGCATCACCGCCGAGTCTCCCTCCTCCCGATCGCAGTCTCCTCGAAACGATGCTTCCGGAGAAACAGTAGCGGAGATTTCGGATAAGGTGGAGCGATTGTGCGAGTTGATGTGCAGCAAAGGCCTGCGTAGATACATGTACTCGAATATCTCTGACCGAGCTAAGCTGATTGAAGAGCTTCCTGCAGCTCTGAAGCTAGCCAAGGAGCCTGCTAACTTCGTGTTGGAATGCATTGGCAAGTTTTACTTACAAGGGCGCAAAGCTTATGCGAGTGATTCCCATATGATCCCTGCCAGGCAGGTTTCGCTTCTGATCCTGGAGTCTTATCTTCTAATGCTTGATCCGAAGAAGCCCTTTGATAGAGTTTCTATCAAGGATCAAGCCGAGGCGGCTGCTGTTGCGTGGAAGAAAAGGATGATGAGCGAAGGAAGGTTAGCTGCGGCAGAGGCAATGGACGCTAGGGGTTTGCTTCTGCTAATTGCTTGTTTTGGGATTCCTTCCAGCTTTTCGAGTATGGATTTGTTTGATCTGGTACGGAAGAGTGGTGCTGCTGAGATTGCTGCTGCTCTAAAACGGTCACCTTTCCTTGTCCCTATGATGTCAG GTATAGTTGATTCAAGTATCAAGCGTGGAAAGCATATTGAAGCTCTTGGGATGATTTATACCTTTGGGATAGAGGATAGGTTTTCGGCTTCTTCGCTTCTAACTTCATTCCTAAGGATGAGCAAGGAGTCATTTGAGAGGGCAAAACAGAAAGCTCAAGCACCGATAGCATTT AAAGAGGCCAACCAAAAGTTTTTAGCTGCGTTGTTATCAGTGATGAAGTGTTTGGAGGCTCACAACTTAGACCCAGAGAGAGAAGTACAAGGGTGGCAGATCAAAGAGCAAATgattaagttggagaaagacaTTATTCAACTCGACAAACAGATGGAAGGGGAAGCAAGATCCATCAGTTTAATGGAGGAAGTGGCATTGATGAAGAGATTGTATAACCAACAGTTGAAACGTCCAAGGTTGTCAGACATGGAAATGCCACCAGCAGCTTCCTCATCTTATTCTTCTACCTACCCGGACCGAAGCTTCCCTAGTCACAGAGACAATGAAATATCAGCTCTTGTCAGTAGTTACCTCGGCCCATCATCAGGTTTTCCTCATCGTTCAAGTCTCAGGAGATCCCCTGAATATTTAGCTCCATCTAGTGGGTTAGGAAGAAGTGTACCTGCATATGAACATCTGCCTCCAAATTCTTACCTTCCCCTTCCAGGACGGCACTCTCCGGTTCAAGGACAGAGACTTCCTGGAGAGTACACCCCTCCAATTCATGGGCAACAACAAATACCATATGGTCTACAAAGGGTTTACAGACATTCACCATCTGCAGAAAGATACTTGGCTTTGCCCAAACTCAGGTCTCCTCGAAACTCATAA
- the LOC125579116 gene encoding chaperone protein ClpD, chloroplastic-like, translating into MTSNVGSSAIAKGRHGSIGFILDDDEDEASYAGMKAMVVEELKNYFRPELLNRIDEIVIFRQLEKAQMMEILNLMLQYLKSRLVALGVGLEVSEPVKELICRQGYDPAYGARPLRRTVTEIVEDPLSEAFLAGSFKPGDTAFVVLDDTGNPSVRTKPDSSTVRVTDKKSIA; encoded by the exons ATGACCTCTAATGTCGGATCATCAGCCATTGCCAAAGGAAGACACGGGTCTATAGGTTTTATCCTCGATGATGACGAAGATGAAGCATCTTACGCTGGAATGAAAGCTATGGTAGTTGAAGAACTCAAGAACTATTTCCGACCTGAGTTGTTGAACCGGATAGACGAAATCGTCATTTTCCGACAGCTTGAGAAGGCTCAG ATGATGGAGATCCTGAACCTGATGCTACAATACTTGAAGTCGAGGCTTGTAGCACTTGGAGTCGGTTTAGAGGTTTCTGAACCTGTCAAGGAGCTTATATGCAGACAAGGCTATGATCCAGCTTACGGTGCACGGCCACTCCGTAGAACAGTCACAGAGATTGTGGAAGATCCACTCAGCGAAGCCTTTCTTGCTGGGAGCTTCAAGCCCGGTGACACGGCTTTTGTGGTTCTCGATGATACTGGAAACCCTTCGGTTCGGACCAAACCAGATTCTTCCACTGTACGAGTTACGGACAAGAAATCAATCGCATAG
- the LOC106406522 gene encoding calcium-dependent mitochondrial ATP-magnesium/phosphate carrier protein 2 produces MSSHHGVEHVGLPTQMKSKQGSCNPFKKPGPVSMDHVLLALRETREERDVRIRSLFNFFDSENAGYLDCAQIEKGLVALQIPSGYKYAKELFRVCDANRDGRVDYHEFRRYMDDKELELYRIFQAIDVEHNGCISPEGLWDSLVKAGIEINDEELARFVEHVDKDNDGIILFEEWRDFLLLYPHEATIENIYHHWERVCLVDIGEQAVIPEGMSKHVKRSNYFIAGGIAGAASRTATAPLDRLKVLLQIQKTDAKIRDAVKAIWNQGGVRGFFRGNGLNIVKVAPESAIKFYAYELFKNAIGENMGEDKADIGTTARLFAGGMAGAVAQASIYPLDLVKTRLQTCTSQAGAACPRIGTLTKDILVHEGPRAFYKGLFPSLLGIIPYAGIDLAAYEKLKDLSRTYILQEDAEPGPLIQLGCGTISGALGATCVYPLQVVRTRMQAERTRTSMSGVFRRTVSEEGYKALYKGLLPNLLKVVPAASITYMVYEAMKKSLELD; encoded by the exons ATGTCGAGTCACCATGGCGTGGAGCACGTTGGATTACCGACGCAAATGAAATCCAAACAGGGCTCGTGCAACCCGTTCAAGAAACCCGGACCCGTTTCGATGGATCACGTTCTTCTGGCTCTCCGCGAGACGAGGGAGGAACGGGACGTGCGAATCCGGAGCCTATTCAACTTCTTCGACTCTGAGAATGCTGGGTACTTGGATTGCGCGCAGATCGAGAAAGGGCTGGTCGCGCTTCAAATCCCAAGCGGGTACAAGTACGCCAAGGAGCTGTTTAGGGTTTGCGATGCGAATCGAGATGGGCGTGTGGATTATCACGAGTTTCGTCGCTACATGGATGATAAGGAACTCGAGCTCTATCGAATTTTTCAAGCTATTGATGTTGAGCACAATGGTTGCATTTCTCCCGAGGGACTCTGGGATTCTCTCGTTAAGGCCG GAATTGAGATAAATGATGAGGAGCTGGCTCGCTTTGTGGAGCACGTTGACAAGGACAATGATGGAATCATACTGTTTGAAGAATGGAgagattttcttttgttgtatCCTCACGAAGCCACCATCGAAAACATTTACCATCACTGGGAAAGAGTGTGTCTTGTAGACATTGGAGAACAAGCCGTTATCCCGGAAGGAATGAGCAAACATGTTAAGAGAAGCAACTACTTCATTGCAGGTGGCATAGCCGGTGCTGCTTCTAGGACTGCGACTGCACCTCTCGATCGCTTAAAAGTCCTTTTGCAAATTCAGAAAACCGATGCTAAAATCCGAGATGCCGTAAAGGCGATATGGAATCAGGGTGGGGTTCGGGGTTTCTTTAGAGGTAACGGGTTGAATATTGTGAAGGTTGCACCAGAGAGTGCCATCAAGTTCTATGCCTATGAGCTTTTCAAGAACGCTATTGGTGAAAACATGGGTGAAGACAAAGCGGATATCGGCACTACCGCTAGACTTTTCGCTGGAGGTATGGCTGGTGCAGTGGCTCAAGCCTCTATATACCCTCTGGATCTTGTCAAAACGCGGTTGCAGACATGCACTAGCCAAGCAGGTGCTGCTTGTCCCCGGATTGGAACGCTCACTAAAGACATATTGGTTCATGAGGGTCCACGTGCCTTCTACAAAGGTCTTTTCCCTTCACTTCTCGGGATTATTCCTTATGCCGGTATCGATCTTGCTGCATATGAGAAATTAAAGGATTTGTCCAGGACATATATTCTTCAAGAGGACGCCG AACCAGGTCCGCTCATTCAACTAGGATGTGGAACCATCTCAGGAGCTCTTGGAGCAACCTGTGTTTATCCTTTACAGGTTGTTAGAACAAG AATGCAAGCGGAGCGAACAAGGACGTCAATGTCTGGAGTATTCAGGAGGACAGTAAGTGAAGAAGGGTACAAAGCACTCTACAAAGGGCTTCTACCGAATCTTCTAAAGGTTGTTCCTGCTGCAAGCATTACGTATATGGTCTACGAAGCAATGAAAAAGAGTCTTGAACTTGATTAA